The genomic window GCATGTCATCCAATTGAGCGATGATACCAGGATTATCCTTCATCTTTTTAAGATCAGGTTGCCCGTCCTCATCTAGGAAATCTTCGATTCTAGAAGTCGCAATGTTTTCAATCTCAAGTAGCCAAATGCCAGAGAGTTCTGTTTTTCTTCCTGCAAGTCGTTCATTGATGAATTTATCCACTTTCGCACGGATGTCCGCATTTGTCAGCAATCGACTTCCATTCTTTCGTGCAGTGTCTTCATTGCTGGTCCCATATACTTTTTTATACGCCTTGGTTGCGTTGAGACTTAGTGAGTATTCTAAAGCAAACTCATCATGTTTAGGGTTGAGCGTGTCTTTTGATTTCTGATTCTTTTGTAGTTTCTTCTTCGCAGCTATCTTTTGTTTTGCAGCCATAGTTTAGCTGAAATTCACTTTGGTGGGATTGTCAAGCCGATCAAAATGGAAATTTCTATTTTGATCCTATCGTTAGTATGTAGCACGTATAAAAACTTTTCAGTTAAAGGATTTCCATATGCTTTTCTGCAAAACGATAGAGTTTAAATAGTAATGATATTTCTTCATCTGGGACCATGATGTCCTTTACTGTTTTGAAATAATATTTCCCACACTTTCTGACAGATAACATCGCAATCTTTTTCTTATTATTTTCCAATGGATTTATTTCCCAGATGAAAAAGAACATTTTGCTAGGAATACCAGAATTTCTTCTAACGTTCCCTTTGAATAATCGATCATTAATCTTTACATCTATTTCGGCTGATTGTCTCATTAACTTTCCTTTCATGGGTTAGTTTAGGCAATTATTCTCTGGCATAAGGATTCTTCTTCTTGCCTTAAGGAAGATTTCTTTGTCTTTTTCTATTCCTATATAGGATCTGTTTAGTTCTGCGCAAACGACTCCAGTGGTCCCAGATCCCATGCAATTATCCAAAACAAGGTCTCCTTCATTGGAATATGAAAGGAGAAGA from Leptospira perdikensis includes these protein-coding regions:
- a CDS encoding terminase small subunit, coding for MAAKQKIAAKKKLQKNQKSKDTLNPKHDEFALEYSLSLNATKAYKKVYGTSNEDTARKNGSRLLTNADIRAKVDKFINERLAGRKTELSGIWLLEIENIATSRIEDFLDEDGQPDLKKMKDNPGIIAQLDDMQTTTVNKYGQNKSRNRRIRSHDKLKALEMLGKHLGMFRDEPPSQTIVLKFGKEESDL